A window of the Butyricimonas virosa genome harbors these coding sequences:
- the map gene encoding type I methionyl aminopeptidase, whose amino-acid sequence MIFLKTQEEIELLRESNQLVGKTLGEVAKHIRPGISTLELDKIAEDFIRSNGGIPGFLGYGGFPNTLCISVNDEVVHGIPSSRSLEEGDVVSVDCGVVKNGFYGDSAYTFAVGEISDEVKRLLQVTKDSLYKGIEQAVAGMRIGDIGYAVQSYAEANGFSVVRELVGHGVGKSLHEEPQVPNYGRRGQGCKLKIGMVIAIEPMINMGARNVFQMADGWTIKTRDHLPAAHFEHTLAIRKGEADILSTFEYIETGNCKN is encoded by the coding sequence ATGATTTTTTTAAAGACACAGGAGGAGATTGAGTTATTGCGGGAAAGCAACCAATTAGTAGGAAAGACTCTGGGTGAGGTGGCCAAACACATTCGCCCGGGTATTTCGACGTTAGAGTTGGATAAGATCGCTGAGGATTTTATTCGTTCGAATGGTGGCATTCCTGGATTTCTCGGGTATGGAGGGTTCCCAAATACGCTTTGTATTTCAGTGAATGACGAAGTGGTTCATGGGATTCCGTCCTCTCGTAGTTTGGAAGAAGGTGATGTCGTATCCGTTGATTGCGGGGTTGTGAAGAATGGTTTTTATGGGGATAGCGCCTATACTTTTGCTGTCGGGGAGATTAGTGATGAAGTGAAAAGGCTTTTACAAGTGACAAAAGATAGCTTGTACAAAGGGATAGAACAGGCTGTTGCGGGAATGCGGATAGGAGATATTGGTTATGCCGTGCAGTCGTATGCTGAAGCGAATGGATTCTCTGTCGTTAGAGAACTGGTTGGTCATGGCGTGGGAAAGAGCTTGCATGAAGAGCCTCAAGTCCCGAACTATGGACGAAGAGGACAAGGATGCAAATTGAAGATCGGAATGGTGATTGCTATTGAGCCCATGATTAATATGGGAGCCCGTAACGTTTTCCAGATGGCGGACGGATGGACAATAAAGACCAGAGATCATTTGCCCGCCGCACATTTCGAGCATACGTTGGCTATCAGAAAAGGTGAAGCTGATATTTTGTCAACATTTGAATATATAGAGACAGGAAATTGTAAAAATTGA
- the ykgO gene encoding type B 50S ribosomal protein L36: MKVRASVKKRSADCKIVRRKGVLYVICKKNPKFKQRQG, from the coding sequence ATGAAGGTAAGAGCATCTGTTAAGAAGCGTAGTGCTGATTGCAAGATTGTAAGAAGAAAAGGCGTTTTGTACGTCATTTGCAAAAAGAACCCGAAGTTCAAACAACGTCAGGGTTGA
- the rpsD gene encoding 30S ribosomal protein S4: MARYTGPKSKIARKFGEPIFGPDKALEHRNYPPGQHGIAHRRKKISEYGTQLKEKQKAKYTYGLLERQFRILFEKAESSKGVTGEVLLQLLECRLDNVVYRLGIAPTRAAARQFVSHRHITINGHVCNIPSCHVRPGDVVAVREKSKALEVINESLRGNRSSRYSWLEWDAAAMSGKLLNVPERADIPENIKEQLIVELYSK; the protein is encoded by the coding sequence ATGGCTAGATATACAGGACCTAAGTCTAAGATAGCAAGAAAATTTGGTGAGCCCATTTTTGGACCGGATAAAGCGTTAGAACATCGTAACTACCCTCCCGGACAACACGGTATTGCTCATCGTAGAAAGAAAATCTCTGAGTACGGTACTCAGTTGAAAGAAAAACAAAAAGCAAAATATACTTACGGTTTGTTGGAAAGACAATTCCGTATCTTATTCGAGAAAGCTGAAAGTAGTAAGGGAGTAACTGGTGAGGTATTACTTCAACTGTTGGAATGTCGTTTGGATAACGTGGTTTATCGTTTAGGAATCGCTCCTACCCGTGCGGCTGCCCGTCAGTTTGTTTCTCACAGACACATCACTATTAACGGTCACGTATGTAACATTCCTTCATGTCACGTTCGTCCGGGAGATGTTGTTGCTGTAAGAGAAAAATCTAAGGCACTGGAAGTGATTAACGAATCATTGAGAGGTAATAGAAGTAGCAGATACTCTTGGTTAGAGTGGGATGCTGCAGCTATGAGTGGTAAACTACTTAATGTTCCGGAAAGAGCAGATATTCCAGAGAACATTAAAGAGCAGTTAATCGTAGAGTTGTATTCTAAGTAG
- the infA gene encoding translation initiation factor IF-1, translated as MAKQPSIEQDGVITEALSNAMFRVELENGHIITAHISGKMRMHYIKILPGDRVRVDMSPYDLTKGRITFRYKN; from the coding sequence ATGGCGAAACAGCCTTCGATAGAGCAAGATGGAGTAATAACGGAAGCATTGTCAAATGCTATGTTTCGTGTTGAACTGGAAAACGGGCATATTATAACAGCCCACATTTCGGGAAAGATGCGAATGCACTATATAAAGATACTTCCGGGAGATAGAGTGAGAGTGGATATGTCCCCTTACGATCTCACGAAAGGTAGGATAACATTTAGATATAAAAATTAA
- the rplO gene encoding 50S ribosomal protein L15, giving the protein MDLSSLKPAAGSTHREKRIGRGQGSGKGGTSTRGHKGAKSRSGYKSKIGFEGGQMPLQRRVPKFGFKNINRVEYKAINVGMLQALAERDNLTVIDRDVLVQAGLMSKNDLLKVLGDGALTAKLEVKANAFSAKAVAAIEAVGGTVVKL; this is encoded by the coding sequence ATGGATTTAAGTAGCTTAAAACCGGCTGCCGGATCAACTCACAGAGAAAAGAGAATTGGTCGTGGTCAAGGTTCCGGAAAAGGAGGTACTTCTACAAGAGGGCACAAGGGAGCCAAATCAAGATCAGGTTATAAATCTAAGATTGGTTTTGAAGGTGGACAGATGCCTTTGCAGAGACGTGTACCGAAATTTGGCTTTAAAAATATAAACAGAGTAGAATATAAAGCTATCAATGTAGGGATGCTTCAGGCTCTGGCTGAAAGAGATAATCTTACCGTGATCGACCGGGATGTATTAGTTCAAGCCGGGTTAATGTCTAAGAACGATCTTCTTAAGGTATTAGGTGACGGAGCGTTAACTGCTAAGCTTGAGGTGAAAGCTAATGCTTTCTCCGCTAAAGCGGTAGCCGCTATCGAGGCTGTTGGCGGAACAGTAGTTAAATTGTAA
- the rpmD gene encoding 50S ribosomal protein L30: MAKIKITLVRSRIGSDKRQVATLNALGLGKVNSSVEHETSPQIMGMVAKVQHLVRVEEVK, from the coding sequence ATGGCAAAGATTAAAATTACATTGGTAAGAAGTAGAATTGGTAGTGATAAACGTCAAGTTGCTACTTTGAACGCACTGGGCCTCGGGAAAGTGAACAGCAGTGTTGAACACGAAACTTCACCGCAAATCATGGGAATGGTTGCTAAAGTGCAGCATCTCGTGCGCGTGGAGGAAGTAAAGTAA
- the rplF gene encoding 50S ribosomal protein L6, translating to MSRIGKLPIDIPQGVTVTVNPDNTVVVKGPKGELSQDVHGDMIVKVEGAHVIVERPSEDKAHKAMHGLYRALIHNMVVGVSEGYTIKQELVGVGYRANAEGQVLELGLGYSHGIFMVLPNEVKVSVLNEKRANPIITLESCDKQLIGQVAAKIRSFRKPEPYKGKGIKFVGEVLRRKAGKSAKV from the coding sequence ATGTCACGAATAGGAAAATTACCAATAGATATACCACAAGGGGTTACAGTTACTGTAAATCCTGATAACACGGTCGTAGTTAAAGGTCCGAAGGGAGAACTTTCTCAGGACGTACACGGAGATATGATCGTGAAAGTGGAAGGAGCTCACGTTATCGTAGAGCGTCCGTCAGAAGATAAAGCTCATAAAGCCATGCACGGTTTGTATCGTGCCTTGATTCACAACATGGTTGTAGGTGTTTCTGAAGGTTACACGATCAAACAAGAGTTGGTCGGAGTAGGTTACAGAGCAAATGCTGAAGGTCAAGTTCTTGAATTGGGATTAGGTTATTCACACGGAATCTTCATGGTGTTACCGAACGAAGTGAAAGTAAGTGTGCTTAATGAAAAACGTGCTAACCCGATTATCACGCTGGAAAGTTGCGACAAACAACTGATCGGTCAGGTAGCGGCCAAGATTCGTTCATTCCGTAAACCGGAACCGTATAAAGGTAAAGGTATTAAATTTGTGGGTGAAGTTCTTCGTCGTAAAGCTGGTAAATCAGCTAAAGTTTAA
- the rpsM gene encoding 30S ribosomal protein S13 encodes MARIVGVDLPSNKRGEIALTYIFGIGRSSARTILEKAGIDFDTKVKDWNDDQLAAVRNVINGGYKVEGELRTSVQMNIKRLMDIGCYRGIRHRIGLPVRGQSTKNNARTRKGKKKTVANKKKATK; translated from the coding sequence ATGGCAAGAATCGTTGGTGTAGATTTGCCCTCAAATAAGAGAGGGGAGATAGCTCTGACCTATATCTTCGGTATAGGTAGAAGTAGTGCCAGGACCATATTAGAAAAGGCCGGCATCGATTTTGACACTAAAGTAAAGGATTGGAATGACGATCAACTAGCTGCTGTACGTAATGTCATCAATGGTGGGTACAAAGTAGAAGGAGAGTTGAGAACTTCAGTCCAAATGAACATCAAACGACTAATGGATATTGGTTGTTACAGAGGAATCAGACATCGTATCGGTCTTCCGGTAAGAGGACAAAGTACGAAGAACAATGCCCGTACGAGAAAGGGTAAAAAGAAAACTGTTGCTAACAAGAAGAAAGCAACTAAATAA
- the rpsE gene encoding 30S ribosomal protein S5 translates to MEQKINSADLELKDRLVAINRVTKVTKGGRTFSFSAIVVVGDENGTVGYGLGKANEVTTAIAKGVEAAKKNLIKVPVLKGTLPHEQEAKYSGATVFMRPASSGTGLVAGGAMRAVLESAGVKDVLAKSKGSSNPHNLVKATFAALKLLRDPRMIAQQRGISLDKVFNG, encoded by the coding sequence ATGGAACAGAAGATTAATAGTGCAGACTTGGAATTGAAAGACAGATTGGTGGCTATCAACCGTGTAACGAAAGTTACCAAGGGTGGTAGAACGTTCAGTTTCTCTGCTATTGTGGTTGTAGGCGACGAAAACGGTACCGTGGGTTATGGCTTAGGTAAAGCTAACGAGGTAACTACCGCTATTGCAAAAGGCGTTGAGGCTGCGAAGAAAAATTTGATTAAAGTACCTGTATTGAAAGGAACTCTTCCTCACGAGCAAGAGGCTAAATATAGTGGTGCAACTGTATTCATGCGTCCCGCTTCTTCCGGTACCGGGTTGGTTGCGGGAGGTGCTATGCGTGCCGTGTTGGAAAGTGCAGGAGTGAAAGACGTGTTGGCAAAATCTAAAGGATCATCCAATCCTCACAACTTGGTAAAAGCAACTTTCGCTGCTTTGAAGTTATTGAGAGATCCTCGTATGATTGCACAACAGAGAGGAATTAGTCTTGACAAAGTGTTTAACGGATAA
- the rplR gene encoding 50S ribosomal protein L18: MALTKVERRIRIKRRIRKVIFGTAERPRLSVYRSNTQISAQLIDDNAGKTLVSASSLCKEIAEKKGNKTEQAQLLGAMLAEKAKAAGITAVVFDRNGYLYHGRVKALADAARNGGLNF, encoded by the coding sequence ATGGCTTTAACTAAGGTAGAAAGAAGAATAAGAATAAAGAGAAGAATACGTAAAGTAATCTTCGGAACAGCTGAGAGACCTCGTTTGTCCGTATACCGTTCAAACACGCAAATTTCTGCTCAGTTGATTGATGATAACGCCGGGAAAACTCTGGTATCAGCATCTTCTTTATGCAAGGAGATCGCTGAAAAGAAAGGTAACAAAACAGAACAGGCTCAATTATTGGGTGCCATGCTCGCTGAAAAAGCAAAAGCAGCCGGAATTACCGCTGTTGTGTTTGACAGAAACGGGTATTTATATCACGGAAGAGTGAAAGCATTAGCGGATGCAGCTCGTAACGGTGGTCTTAATTTTTAA
- the rpsK gene encoding 30S ribosomal protein S11: MAKKSTSNKKRLVKVEAVGQAHVHSSFNNIIISLTNSSGQVISWSSAGKMGFRGSKKNTPYAAQTAATDCGKVAFDLGMRKVKVYVKGPGNGRESAIRAIHACGIEVAEIIDVTPLPHNGCRPPKRRRV; the protein is encoded by the coding sequence ATGGCAAAGAAGTCTACATCAAACAAGAAACGGCTAGTTAAAGTTGAAGCCGTGGGACAAGCACACGTTCATTCATCTTTTAATAACATCATTATCTCGTTGACTAATTCAAGCGGACAAGTAATCTCTTGGTCATCAGCAGGTAAGATGGGATTTAGAGGATCAAAGAAAAACACCCCTTATGCAGCCCAGACTGCAGCTACCGATTGTGGTAAAGTTGCTTTCGATTTGGGAATGAGAAAAGTTAAGGTATATGTCAAAGGACCGGGTAACGGTAGAGAATCAGCAATTCGTGCTATTCACGCTTGCGGAATCGAAGTTGCCGAGATCATTGATGTTACGCCACTTCCGCACAATGGATGTCGTCCTCCCAAACGGAGAAGAGTGTAA
- the secY gene encoding preprotein translocase subunit SecY: MKLFDTLKNIWKIEELKTRILTTLGLILVYRLGTEIVLPGIDPHGLQALKDQTSSGVLGLLDMFSGGAFSNASVFALGIMPYISASIVVQLLGIAVPYFQRLQKEGESGRRKINQITRYLTLVILVLQGSAYLTNLKAQVPAEAFVSTGFWQFQLPSIVIMAAGSMFVLWLGERITDKGIGNGVSIIIMIGIIARLPFAFIAELTSRVSQQGGGLVAFLIELIILFLVFCGSILLVQGTRKVPVQYAKRIVGNKQYGGVRQYIPLKINAAGVMPIIFAQAIMLLPISLINYANSESLSGFAAAFSNFTGFWYNFTFFIMIVAFTYFYTAITVNPMQMSEDMKKNGGFIPGVKPGRKTMEFLDTIMSRITLPGSIFLGIVAILPAFAQISGVNHQFAQFYGGTSLLILVGVVLDTLQQIESHLLMRHYDGLMKSGRIKGKNPGGPAAY; encoded by the coding sequence ATGAAGTTATTTGATACATTAAAGAACATTTGGAAAATAGAAGAGCTCAAGACTAGGATTCTAACTACGCTTGGGCTTATTCTCGTTTACAGGTTAGGAACAGAGATCGTACTGCCGGGTATCGACCCTCATGGTTTGCAGGCTCTGAAAGATCAGACATCCAGCGGAGTGTTAGGCTTGTTGGATATGTTCTCAGGAGGTGCTTTCTCGAACGCGTCGGTATTTGCGTTAGGTATTATGCCCTACATCTCCGCATCCATCGTTGTGCAGTTATTGGGAATCGCGGTTCCTTATTTCCAGCGCTTACAGAAGGAAGGCGAGAGCGGTAGACGTAAGATTAACCAGATTACGCGGTACCTCACATTAGTTATCCTGGTATTACAAGGTTCGGCGTATCTTACAAACTTGAAAGCTCAGGTACCGGCAGAGGCTTTTGTATCTACTGGTTTTTGGCAATTCCAGCTCCCTTCCATCGTGATTATGGCTGCAGGTTCAATGTTTGTCTTGTGGTTGGGAGAGAGAATTACTGATAAGGGAATCGGTAACGGTGTGTCTATCATTATCATGATCGGTATCATCGCTCGTTTACCATTCGCTTTCATTGCAGAGTTAACTTCCAGAGTTTCTCAACAAGGAGGAGGTTTGGTAGCATTCTTGATCGAGTTGATCATATTATTCTTGGTATTCTGCGGGTCAATCCTGCTTGTACAGGGAACGCGTAAAGTGCCCGTACAGTATGCCAAGAGAATTGTGGGTAATAAACAATACGGAGGCGTTCGTCAATACATTCCGTTGAAGATCAACGCAGCCGGGGTTATGCCTATCATCTTCGCTCAGGCTATCATGTTATTGCCTATTTCTTTGATAAACTATGCAAATTCGGAATCATTATCCGGTTTTGCTGCAGCGTTTTCAAACTTCACTGGATTCTGGTATAACTTCACGTTCTTTATCATGATTGTCGCGTTTACTTATTTCTACACGGCTATCACGGTGAATCCGATGCAAATGTCTGAGGATATGAAGAAAAATGGAGGATTTATTCCGGGAGTAAAACCGGGAAGAAAAACGATGGAGTTCCTCGATACCATTATGTCTAGAATCACACTTCCTGGATCTATATTCCTGGGAATTGTTGCAATTCTTCCGGCTTTCGCCCAGATCTCGGGTGTTAACCACCAGTTTGCTCAGTTCTATGGAGGTACGTCTTTGTTGATTTTGGTTGGTGTAGTGTTGGATACATTACAACAAATCGAATCGCACTTGTTGATGCGTCACTATGACGGGTTAATGAAATCGGGACGTATTAAAGGTAAAAATCCTGGAGGACCTGCTGCATATTAA